Proteins from one Nitrobacteraceae bacterium AZCC 2146 genomic window:
- a CDS encoding uncharacterized SAM-binding protein YcdF (DUF218 family) (product_source=COG1434; cog=COG1434; pfam=PF02698; transmembrane_helix_parts=Outside_1_9,TMhelix_10_32,Inside_33_43,TMhelix_44_66,Outside_67_267), whose translation MFFAISKIFGFFTQPSNAIATICAIGALLLLMQRQRAGTLTLTFGVLLLLIFGYSPAGNVLLLSLSERFPAWQFDGHDPDGIIILGGAIDSEISAARGALEMNGAAERITTMLELARRFPKARIVFTGGSGNLIESSVPEAPIAGRLLESFGVATDRIMLESASRTTDENATFTRGLVSPKPGERWLLVTSAVHMPRAIGVFRAAGFDVEAYPVDWRTRGWVDAGLPFDAMSAGLARTDIAIHEWTGLVTYWLTGRSSALFPAPQKR comes from the coding sequence ATGTTCTTTGCAATCTCGAAAATTTTCGGTTTTTTCACGCAGCCGTCCAACGCGATCGCGACGATCTGCGCGATCGGGGCGCTGCTATTGCTGATGCAGCGCCAGCGCGCGGGGACGCTGACCCTGACCTTCGGTGTCCTGCTGTTGCTGATATTCGGCTATTCGCCCGCGGGCAACGTGTTGCTGCTGTCGCTGAGCGAGCGTTTTCCGGCCTGGCAGTTCGATGGGCACGATCCCGACGGCATCATCATTCTGGGCGGCGCCATCGATTCAGAAATCTCGGCGGCGCGCGGCGCACTTGAGATGAACGGCGCGGCCGAGCGGATCACCACCATGCTCGAACTGGCGCGGCGGTTTCCCAAGGCGCGGATCGTCTTCACCGGTGGCAGCGGCAATCTGATCGAGAGTTCGGTGCCGGAAGCGCCGATTGCCGGACGGTTGCTGGAAAGCTTCGGCGTGGCGACGGACCGCATTATGCTGGAGAGCGCCTCGCGCACCACCGACGAGAACGCCACCTTCACCCGCGGGCTGGTGTCGCCGAAGCCCGGCGAACGCTGGCTGCTGGTGACGTCGGCGGTTCACATGCCGCGCGCGATCGGCGTGTTTCGCGCCGCCGGCTTCGATGTCGAAGCCTATCCGGTGGATTGGCGAACCCGCGGCTGGGTCGATGCCGGCCTGCCTTTCGATGCCATGAGTGCCGGTCTGGCGCGGACCGACATCGCGATCCACGAATGGACCGGGCTCGTCACCTACTGGCTGACGGGGCGCAGCAGCGCACTGTTTCCGGCACCGCAAAAGCGCTGA
- a CDS encoding 2,5-diketo-D-gluconate reductase B (product_source=KO:K06222; cath_funfam=3.20.20.100; cog=COG0656; ko=KO:K06222; pfam=PF00248; superfamily=51430): MQFVEANGARIPAIGLGTWELRGRVCARVVEQAIRLGYRHIDTAQAYENEREVGEGVRASHVRRDDVFVTTKVWTTHFAPNDLERSAKDSLVRLRMSEVDLLLLHWPNPHVPLEETLGALAHAKKLGLARHIGVSNFTVALIEQAVAVCNEPLVCDQVEYHPYLDQTKVRDACARAGMAVVAYSPIAKGSIKTDAALARIGGSYGKTAAQVCLRWLVQQNVVAIPRTSKVERLSQNIDIFDFTLSDDDMAEISAMASAKGRLTDFGFAPKWD; the protein is encoded by the coding sequence ATGCAATTCGTGGAAGCCAACGGCGCCCGCATCCCGGCGATCGGGCTCGGCACCTGGGAGCTGCGCGGCCGGGTCTGCGCCCGCGTCGTCGAGCAGGCGATCCGGCTCGGCTATCGCCATATCGATACCGCGCAGGCCTATGAGAACGAGCGCGAGGTCGGCGAGGGCGTGCGCGCTTCCCACGTCCGGCGCGACGACGTGTTCGTGACCACCAAGGTGTGGACCACGCATTTCGCCCCGAACGACCTCGAGCGCTCCGCCAAGGACAGCCTGGTGAGACTGCGGATGTCCGAGGTCGATCTGCTGTTGCTGCACTGGCCCAATCCGCATGTGCCGCTCGAGGAAACGCTGGGCGCGCTGGCGCACGCCAAGAAACTGGGCCTGGCGCGGCACATCGGCGTGTCGAATTTCACGGTGGCGCTGATCGAGCAGGCGGTGGCCGTCTGCAATGAGCCGCTGGTCTGCGACCAGGTCGAGTATCATCCCTATCTCGACCAGACCAAGGTGCGTGACGCCTGCGCGCGCGCCGGCATGGCGGTGGTTGCCTACAGCCCGATCGCCAAGGGCAGCATCAAGACCGACGCGGCGCTGGCGCGGATCGGCGGCTCCTATGGCAAAACCGCCGCGCAGGTCTGCCTGCGCTGGCTGGTGCAGCAGAATGTGGTGGCGATTCCGCGGACCTCCAAGGTCGAGCGACTGTCGCAAAACATCGACATCTTCGATTTCACACTGTCCGACGACGACATGGCGGAAATTTCCGCGATGGCCAGTGCCAAGGGCCGGCTCACCGATTTCGGCTTCGCGCCGAAATGGGACTGA
- a CDS encoding putative transcriptional regulator (product_source=KO:K07726; cath_funfam=1.10.260.40; cog=COG2944; ko=KO:K07726; pfam=PF13560; smart=SM00530; superfamily=47413): MRLRLKADGRIVELRDGHEVPLVPQMPAEPASAIARANDPAVRDLRQRAQLTQTEFAARLGVPVDTIRNWEQGKRMPRGPARALLAVIAHAPETVFAALATGVVEA, encoded by the coding sequence ATGCGGTTGCGGTTGAAGGCAGACGGACGGATCGTCGAATTGCGGGACGGGCACGAGGTGCCGCTGGTTCCGCAGATGCCGGCTGAGCCGGCTTCCGCTATCGCGCGCGCCAATGATCCCGCGGTCCGCGATCTGCGCCAGCGCGCGCAACTGACCCAGACCGAATTCGCCGCACGGCTTGGCGTCCCCGTCGATACCATCCGCAACTGGGAGCAGGGCAAACGCATGCCGCGCGGTCCGGCGCGCGCGTTGCTCGCGGTCATCGCCCATGCGCCGGAGACGGTGTTCGCAGCTCTTGCTACTGGCGTCGTCGAGGCCTGA
- a CDS encoding magnesium transporter (product_source=KO:K06213; cath_funfam=1.10.220.30,3.10.580.10; cog=COG2239; ko=KO:K06213; pfam=PF00571,PF01769,PF03448; smart=SM00116,SM00924; superfamily=158791,161093,54631; tigrfam=TIGR00400; transmembrane_helix_parts=Outside_1_308,TMhelix_309_331,Inside_332_384,TMhelix_385_407,Outside_408_411,TMhelix_412_434,Inside_435_446,TMhelix_447_469,Outside_470_476), with protein MANNQDLAPPVDTAELSALGRFPMRDDDGNIRPEFVEAISHAVQVADTAFLKEIVGELHEADLGDLIEALAPDERVSLIELTGADFDFSALNEVDDSVREELLEELEPETVAEGVRELDSDDAVELLEGLDEQDQEEILEKLPLSERVALERSLFYPENSAGRRMQTEFIAVPPDWNVGQAIDYMRNTPDLPERFYEIYAVDSDQRWQGAVSLDALLRSRRPVPLADLIDEDRRRVSVVDDQEEVARLFGKYNLVAAPVVDTDNRLVGVITIDDVVDVIEEEADEDLKALGGVTSDEELSDNFLSIARGRFNWLIVNLATAFLASSVLGLFEGQLEQMVALAVLAPIVASQGGNAATQTMTVAVRALATRQLNPNNATRVVIREGLVGLINGLAFAVITGIAAVAWFRIPGLGVVIGLAMLCNLIAGALGGILIPMVLERVKADPAVASGTFVTTVTDVVGFFSFLGIATLWFGLK; from the coding sequence ATGGCCAATAATCAGGATCTCGCCCCACCCGTCGATACCGCAGAACTGTCGGCGCTCGGCCGGTTTCCGATGCGTGACGACGACGGCAACATCCGTCCAGAGTTTGTCGAGGCGATCTCCCATGCGGTTCAGGTCGCCGACACCGCTTTCCTGAAGGAAATCGTCGGCGAGTTGCACGAGGCCGATCTCGGCGACCTGATCGAGGCGCTGGCTCCCGACGAGCGCGTCAGCCTGATCGAACTGACTGGCGCGGATTTCGATTTCTCGGCCCTGAACGAGGTCGACGATTCCGTCCGCGAGGAACTGCTCGAGGAGCTCGAGCCGGAGACCGTCGCGGAAGGCGTTCGCGAACTGGATTCCGACGACGCCGTCGAATTGCTCGAAGGGCTGGATGAGCAAGATCAGGAAGAGATCCTCGAAAAGCTGCCGCTTTCCGAGCGCGTCGCGCTTGAGCGCAGTCTGTTCTATCCGGAAAACTCCGCCGGCCGGCGGATGCAGACCGAATTCATCGCGGTGCCGCCGGACTGGAATGTCGGTCAAGCGATCGACTATATGCGCAATACGCCCGATTTGCCGGAGCGGTTCTATGAGATCTATGCGGTGGACAGCGACCAGCGCTGGCAGGGCGCGGTATCGCTCGATGCGCTACTGCGCTCGCGCCGGCCGGTGCCGCTGGCCGACCTGATCGACGAGGACCGCCGTCGCGTCTCGGTGGTCGACGATCAGGAGGAAGTGGCGCGGCTGTTCGGCAAATACAATCTCGTCGCCGCCCCCGTGGTCGATACCGACAACCGGCTGGTCGGCGTCATCACCATCGATGACGTGGTCGACGTGATCGAGGAGGAAGCCGACGAAGACCTGAAGGCGCTGGGCGGCGTCACGTCAGACGAAGAACTGTCCGACAACTTCTTGAGCATCGCCAGGGGCCGCTTCAACTGGCTGATCGTGAATCTCGCCACCGCGTTTCTGGCGTCCTCGGTGCTCGGCCTGTTCGAGGGCCAGCTGGAACAGATGGTGGCGCTCGCCGTGCTGGCGCCGATCGTGGCGAGCCAGGGCGGCAACGCCGCGACGCAGACCATGACCGTGGCGGTTAGAGCGCTGGCGACACGGCAGCTCAATCCGAACAACGCCACCCGCGTGGTGATCCGCGAGGGCCTGGTCGGCCTCATCAACGGTCTCGCTTTCGCCGTCATCACCGGCATCGCCGCCGTGGCCTGGTTCAGGATCCCCGGCCTCGGCGTCGTGATCGGCCTCGCCATGCTGTGCAACCTGATCGCCGGTGCGCTCGGCGGAATCCTGATCCCGATGGTGCTGGAGCGGGTCAAGGCCGATCCTGCGGTGGCGTCAGGCACGTTCGTCACCACCGTCACCGACGTGGTCGGCTTCTTCTCCTTCCTCGGCATCGCCACGCTGTGGTTCGGGCTGAAATAG
- a CDS encoding peptidoglycan/xylan/chitin deacetylase (PgdA/CDA1 family) (product_source=COG0726; cath_funfam=3.20.20.370; cleavage_site_network=SignalP-noTM; cog=COG0726; pfam=PF01522; superfamily=88713; transmembrane_helix_parts=Inside_1_6,TMhelix_7_26,Outside_27_266) translates to MNGRESVLIVLKAAIVALIACTAAAHAEECPRQDALGTSRILTVDPATYPRVGLQSFPQTLPLEDHEVVLTFDDGPNPPTTSKILAALSRECVRATFFLIGQSAAANPQLVRRIAAEGHTVGHHTWAHADLKKISSAAAIEQIDRGIAADEIALHGKAGSTPTTPFFRFPYFESTPALLDLLQSRGIAVFGADFWASDWNKMTPEQELKLITDRVKAAGKGIILFHDTKAQTAAMMPDFLRYLRENHYRVVHVMAAAPGKSVQRIP, encoded by the coding sequence ATGAACGGCCGGGAAAGTGTCTTGATCGTGTTGAAGGCCGCCATCGTTGCCCTGATTGCCTGCACAGCCGCCGCTCACGCCGAGGAATGCCCGCGTCAGGATGCGCTCGGCACCTCGCGCATTCTGACGGTGGATCCGGCGACCTATCCCCGCGTCGGCTTGCAGAGCTTTCCGCAGACCTTGCCGCTTGAGGATCACGAGGTGGTGCTGACCTTCGACGATGGTCCGAACCCGCCGACCACGAGCAAGATCCTCGCCGCACTGTCGCGGGAATGCGTGCGCGCAACGTTCTTCCTGATCGGACAGAGCGCAGCCGCCAATCCCCAGCTGGTGCGGCGGATCGCCGCCGAAGGCCACACCGTCGGGCATCACACCTGGGCGCATGCCGACCTGAAGAAGATCAGCAGCGCCGCGGCCATCGAGCAGATCGACCGCGGCATCGCCGCCGATGAGATCGCGCTGCACGGCAAGGCCGGCAGCACCCCGACCACGCCGTTCTTTCGCTTCCCCTATTTCGAATCCACGCCCGCTTTGCTCGATCTCCTGCAGTCCAGGGGTATCGCCGTGTTCGGCGCGGATTTCTGGGCCAGCGACTGGAACAAGATGACGCCCGAGCAGGAGCTGAAGTTGATCACCGACCGGGTGAAGGCCGCCGGCAAGGGTATCATCCTGTTCCACGACACCAAGGCGCAAACCGCCGCGATGATGCCCGATTTCCTGCGCTACCTCAGAGAAAATCACTACCGGGTGGTGCATGTGATGGCGGCCGCACCGGGCAAGTCGGTCCAACGGATTCCATGA
- a CDS encoding peptidoglycan/xylan/chitin deacetylase (PgdA/CDA1 family) (product_source=COG0726; cath_funfam=3.20.20.370; cleavage_site_network=SignalP-noTM; cog=COG0726; ko=KO:K22278; pfam=PF01522; superfamily=88713): MAYVSIGWKALLGFGIFTGLAAQPALAASCPGNPDALGTSRTIVVDPREHPRIGTMQYSETLPLEDHEVVLTFDDGPIPKYSNQVLEILAAQCVKATFFTIGRMAREYPEGVRKLIAAGHSVGTHTQNHPLSMNHMPIERARQEIDDGIASTRAALGDSAQLSPFFRIPGLLRAEVVEDYLASQGIQTWSADFPADDWRHVSSQKVHDLAISRIEAKGKGILLLHDIQARTVAALPGILRDLKAGGFRIVHVVAATPELPKTPTDAQQWQLHPTTETIAISRWQKIPTFAFANAEMLPAPAISGSDQMLSLTETFDRTRRPRGAVPLPQQAPWPRESTLQAMTGRTMLPVPAQNLFQIAERHSAPIKALVQVPHHAQQTPARGSDSDSIARLISIDASAAKRTIPGSMPVTKPGLQPGPIMAR; encoded by the coding sequence ATGGCTTATGTGTCAATCGGATGGAAGGCCCTGCTCGGCTTCGGCATCTTCACAGGCCTTGCCGCGCAGCCTGCGCTGGCGGCCAGTTGCCCCGGCAATCCCGACGCGCTTGGCACCTCCCGCACCATCGTCGTCGATCCCCGCGAACATCCGCGGATCGGCACCATGCAATATTCGGAAACACTGCCGCTCGAAGACCACGAGGTGGTGCTGACCTTCGACGACGGCCCGATCCCGAAATACAGCAACCAGGTTCTGGAAATCCTCGCCGCGCAATGCGTGAAGGCGACGTTCTTCACGATCGGCCGGATGGCCAGGGAATATCCGGAAGGCGTGCGCAAGCTGATCGCCGCCGGGCATAGCGTTGGCACCCACACCCAGAACCATCCGCTCAGCATGAACCACATGCCGATCGAACGCGCCAGGCAGGAGATCGACGACGGCATCGCCTCGACCAGGGCCGCACTCGGCGATTCCGCGCAGCTGTCGCCGTTCTTCCGGATTCCCGGCCTGCTGCGGGCCGAGGTCGTCGAGGATTATCTGGCATCGCAGGGCATCCAGACCTGGAGCGCGGATTTCCCCGCCGACGACTGGCGCCACGTCTCGTCGCAGAAGGTGCACGACCTCGCCATCTCGCGGATCGAAGCCAAGGGCAAGGGCATCCTGCTGCTGCACGACATCCAGGCCCGCACCGTCGCGGCATTGCCTGGCATTCTGCGCGACCTGAAGGCCGGCGGCTTCCGTATCGTCCATGTGGTCGCGGCGACGCCAGAACTGCCGAAGACGCCGACCGATGCGCAGCAGTGGCAATTGCATCCGACCACGGAAACCATCGCGATCTCGCGTTGGCAGAAGATTCCCACATTCGCCTTCGCCAATGCCGAGATGCTTCCCGCCCCCGCGATCTCAGGGTCCGATCAGATGCTGTCGCTGACGGAAACCTTCGACCGCACCCGGCGCCCCCGCGGTGCTGTTCCGCTGCCGCAGCAAGCGCCCTGGCCGCGCGAATCAACGCTGCAGGCGATGACCGGCAGAACCATGCTGCCGGTGCCTGCGCAGAACCTGTTCCAGATCGCCGAGCGGCACAGCGCGCCGATCAAGGCGCTCGTGCAGGTGCCGCACCACGCGCAGCAAACCCCGGCGCGCGGCAGCGATTCGGATTCCATTGCCCGGCTGATCTCGATCGACGCCAGCGCCGCCAAGCGGACAATCCCCGGCAGCATGCCGGTGACGAAGCCGGGCCTGCAGCCCGGCCCGATCATGGCGCGCTGA
- a CDS encoding UDP-3-O-acyl-N-acetylglucosamine deacetylase (product_source=COG0774; cath_funfam=3.30.1700.10; cog=COG0774; transmembrane_helix_parts=Outside_1_5,TMhelix_6_28,Inside_29_34,TMhelix_35_57,Outside_58_103,TMhelix_104_123,Inside_124_124): MKYLGYAYRFASNFAFLALVYFSLNFIGQYQQRTIIAALVLAYAAMRAVSALRTFYFFKSIERLELEARRLGGLSMEGPIAAASRKVIVKEVVELRQAGEMKSYIDLLFLGIIVVLCLAKIFSN, from the coding sequence ATGAAATATCTCGGCTACGCCTATCGTTTCGCCTCCAACTTCGCGTTTCTGGCGTTGGTCTATTTCAGCCTGAATTTCATTGGCCAATATCAGCAGCGCACCATCATCGCGGCATTGGTGCTGGCCTATGCGGCCATGCGGGCCGTCTCGGCGCTGCGCACGTTCTATTTCTTCAAAAGCATCGAGCGGCTTGAGCTGGAAGCCCGCCGCCTCGGCGGACTGTCGATGGAGGGACCGATCGCTGCAGCGTCGCGCAAGGTCATCGTCAAGGAGGTCGTCGAGCTGCGTCAGGCCGGCGAGATGAAATCCTACATCGACCTGCTGTTTCTCGGCATCATCGTGGTGCTGTGTCTGGCCAAGATCTTTTCGAACTGA
- a CDS encoding putative MFS transporter (product_source=KO:K08369; cath_funfam=1.20.1250.20; cog=COG0477; ko=KO:K08369; pfam=PF00083; superfamily=103473; transmembrane_helix_parts=Inside_1_20,TMhelix_21_40,Outside_41_59,TMhelix_60_82,Inside_83_88,TMhelix_89_109,Outside_110_113,TMhelix_114_136,Inside_137_147,TMhelix_148_170,Outside_171_179,TMhelix_180_202,Inside_203_265,TMhelix_266_288,Outside_289_297,TMhelix_298_320,Inside_321_326,TMhelix_327_349,Outside_350_352,TMhelix_353_375,Inside_376_387,TMhelix_388_410,Outside_411_414,TMhelix_415_437,Inside_438_446) — MADNLTIAQRLDRLPVTALHMAIFALCAFGLFADIAEVALSNAFSGIFLAAPYHVSRSELSLLLASVFAGGAVGAPAFGWVADRYGRQIALQVALAVLAVSSLAVAASGDIATMTAFRFISGLALGGYPPLTAAYLSDLLPPLRRGMLMMLCAALAFLGAPAVILMIRWLTPIVPFGIEGWRWALIFGSACSAVTAVLFFLVPESPRWLASVGRAAKADEACRRFEKSAGMMSPPAGAFSPVVALNASGFRALASDRTSLRRTALLGALYMLGPWATIGFPLLSAAVMVQKGFHVSDSLLFAGLTMFGPTLGISAASAFVDRIPRRLALVLCAIVMVVTGIAFAVSTVLTPLIVAGVVFNLASAVYSAVLSLYGTELLPTHLRASATAGVWGLGRVVSALVPIALLPLLGGYGPLAMFTVISLALLVSLTLIGVAGPPGRERRPVD; from the coding sequence ATGGCCGACAATCTGACCATTGCGCAGCGGCTGGATCGCCTGCCGGTGACGGCGCTGCACATGGCGATCTTCGCACTATGCGCGTTCGGGTTGTTCGCCGATATCGCCGAAGTTGCGCTGAGCAATGCATTCTCCGGGATTTTTCTCGCTGCCCCCTATCATGTCTCGCGCAGTGAACTGTCACTTCTGCTCGCGTCAGTGTTCGCCGGCGGCGCGGTGGGCGCGCCGGCATTCGGTTGGGTCGCGGACCGCTATGGCCGGCAGATCGCGCTGCAAGTGGCGCTGGCCGTGCTGGCGGTGAGTTCGCTGGCGGTTGCGGCGAGCGGCGACATCGCCACCATGACCGCTTTCCGCTTCATCTCCGGCCTGGCGCTCGGCGGCTATCCACCTCTGACCGCGGCCTATCTTTCCGACCTGCTGCCGCCGCTACGCCGGGGCATGCTGATGATGCTGTGCGCGGCGCTGGCCTTTCTTGGCGCGCCAGCCGTCATCCTGATGATCCGCTGGCTGACGCCGATTGTGCCTTTCGGAATCGAGGGATGGCGCTGGGCGCTGATCTTCGGCAGTGCGTGCTCGGCGGTGACCGCGGTTCTGTTCTTCCTGGTGCCAGAATCGCCGCGCTGGCTGGCGTCCGTCGGGCGCGCCGCCAAGGCGGACGAAGCTTGCCGGCGGTTTGAAAAATCAGCGGGCATGATGTCGCCGCCGGCCGGCGCATTTTCGCCGGTCGTGGCTTTGAACGCGAGCGGCTTTCGCGCACTGGCGAGCGATCGCACCAGCCTGCGGCGCACGGCGCTGCTCGGCGCGCTGTACATGCTCGGGCCATGGGCGACGATCGGCTTTCCGCTGCTGAGTGCGGCGGTGATGGTGCAGAAGGGATTTCACGTCAGCGATTCCCTGCTGTTCGCGGGGCTGACCATGTTCGGGCCGACGCTCGGCATTTCCGCGGCATCGGCCTTCGTCGATCGCATCCCGCGGCGGCTGGCGCTGGTGCTCTGCGCGATCGTCATGGTGGTGACCGGTATTGCGTTCGCTGTCAGCACCGTGCTGACGCCGCTGATCGTCGCCGGCGTGGTGTTCAATCTCGCCAGCGCCGTCTACAGCGCCGTGCTCAGCCTTTATGGCACCGAACTGCTGCCGACGCATCTGCGGGCGTCGGCAACGGCCGGGGTCTGGGGGCTTGGCCGGGTGGTGTCCGCGCTGGTGCCGATCGCGCTGCTGCCGCTGCTCGGCGGCTACGGTCCGCTGGCGATGTTCACGGTGATCTCGCTGGCACTGCTGGTCAGCCTGACCCTGATTGGGGTCGCCGGGCCACCGGGCCGCGAGCGCCGGCCGGTCGATTAG
- a CDS encoding AcrR family transcriptional regulator (product_source=COG1309; cath_funfam=1.10.10.60; cog=COG1309; pfam=PF00440; smart=SM00530; superfamily=46689,46785), producing the protein MSKKTLKPGRDLLHRVDQAFLDYGYGGLSMVMLAKACGFTQRALYYYFSNKEEAFRAALADRNDEVVDLALEAGKAMRANGGSALDIIAEILDLRYGETRRILTRSPHTVELNAEAFRRCRDLMIQSAVFFQGELEKLIVDLQNSRMLKLNGRFTAAEIAQALADGGRAVNQSLPPIAAEDFSGRYRQMCEMVLYGCATMPKPK; encoded by the coding sequence ATGTCGAAAAAAACCCTCAAGCCTGGGCGTGACCTGCTGCACCGGGTCGACCAGGCATTTCTCGACTACGGTTACGGCGGGCTGTCGATGGTCATGCTGGCCAAAGCCTGCGGGTTCACGCAGCGCGCCTTGTACTATTATTTCAGCAACAAGGAAGAAGCATTCCGGGCAGCGCTGGCGGATCGCAACGACGAGGTCGTCGATCTCGCACTGGAAGCCGGCAAGGCAATGCGGGCGAACGGCGGCAGCGCCCTCGACATCATCGCGGAAATCCTCGACCTGCGGTACGGCGAGACCCGGCGCATTCTCACCCGTTCACCGCACACCGTCGAACTCAATGCCGAGGCCTTCAGGCGGTGCAGGGACCTCATGATCCAGTCCGCCGTTTTCTTCCAGGGCGAGCTGGAAAAACTGATCGTCGACTTGCAGAACAGCCGGATGCTGAAATTGAACGGCCGCTTCACGGCAGCCGAGATCGCACAGGCGCTGGCCGACGGCGGCCGTGCCGTGAACCAGAGCTTGCCGCCGATCGCCGCCGAAGATTTCTCGGGGCGTTATCGCCAGATGTGCGAGATGGTGCTGTACGGCTGCGCCACGATGCCGAAGCCGAAATAG
- a CDS encoding hypothetical protein (product_source=Hypo-rule applied), translated as MTSIFNPACKAWFSVAEANTVKVAGETEMTADSFAYFFSVLARPCRIESFLSWNAVAYTIMRVVCPSYGNNRIKHSYGLRKKSRGFIPGLTRLLSRCRTA; from the coding sequence GTGACGAGCATTTTCAATCCGGCGTGCAAGGCCTGGTTTTCCGTTGCCGAAGCCAATACCGTCAAGGTCGCGGGTGAGACCGAGATGACCGCCGACAGCTTCGCTTATTTCTTCTCAGTTTTGGCGCGGCCATGCCGCATCGAATCGTTCCTGTCTTGGAACGCGGTCGCCTACACAATCATGCGAGTTGTTTGTCCTTCGTATGGAAATAACCGCATAAAGCACAGTTACGGGTTGCGAAAAAAATCGCGTGGTTTTATTCCGGGTCTCACACGCCTTCTGTCACGTTGTCGGACGGCGTAA
- a CDS encoding UDP-glucose 4-epimerase (product_source=KO:K01784; cath_funfam=3.40.50.720; cog=COG1087; ko=KO:K01784; pfam=PF16363; superfamily=51735; tigrfam=TIGR01179), producing the protein MTIMVTGGAGYIGSHTCVELIGAGRSVVVFDNFCNSKVEVLSRIERIAGKRPELVKGDVRDREALASALVKYRCDGVIHFAGLKAVGDSVKQPISYYENNVAGSLALIEAMKQANVGKLVFSSSATVYGDPLFLPLTEDHPKRPYSPYGRTKLVVEDILGDLASSSDAIKIAVLRYFNPVGSHESGLIGEDPLGVPGNLMPFIAQVAVGRRPYVNVFGNDYDTHDGTGVRDYVHVMDLAAGHLRALERLEQHSFIKVNLGTGQGSSVLDLIQTFSKACGKEIPLRFGPRRDGDVASYYASVCLARDALGWHALRGLHEMCEDVWNWQKANPNGYSLD; encoded by the coding sequence ATGACGATCATGGTCACAGGAGGCGCAGGTTACATCGGCTCTCATACCTGCGTTGAGCTTATCGGAGCCGGTCGGTCTGTCGTTGTCTTCGACAACTTCTGCAATAGCAAGGTCGAGGTACTAAGCCGGATCGAGCGCATCGCGGGCAAGCGCCCTGAGCTTGTCAAAGGCGACGTTCGGGATCGCGAGGCGCTTGCGAGCGCCCTTGTGAAATATCGGTGCGACGGGGTCATTCATTTCGCCGGATTGAAAGCTGTCGGGGATTCCGTCAAGCAACCTATTTCATACTACGAGAACAATGTGGCCGGTTCGCTGGCGCTCATTGAAGCCATGAAGCAGGCGAATGTCGGCAAGCTTGTATTCTCGTCATCCGCCACTGTGTATGGCGATCCGTTGTTCCTGCCGCTAACGGAAGATCATCCCAAGCGCCCTTACAGCCCCTATGGGCGGACGAAACTGGTGGTCGAGGACATCCTTGGCGATCTCGCGAGTTCATCCGATGCGATCAAGATCGCGGTGCTGCGGTACTTCAATCCGGTCGGGTCTCACGAAAGCGGATTGATCGGGGAGGATCCGCTGGGGGTACCTGGAAACCTGATGCCCTTTATCGCGCAGGTCGCCGTCGGCCGCCGGCCCTATGTCAATGTCTTCGGCAATGACTACGACACCCATGACGGCACGGGCGTCAGGGATTATGTGCACGTCATGGACCTTGCTGCTGGCCACCTGCGCGCGCTCGAGCGGCTGGAGCAGCATAGCTTCATCAAGGTCAACCTCGGGACCGGTCAGGGCAGCAGCGTCCTCGATCTCATTCAGACGTTTTCAAAGGCTTGCGGGAAGGAAATTCCCCTTCGATTTGGGCCACGGCGGGACGGCGATGTGGCAAGCTACTACGCCAGCGTGTGCCTCGCGCGGGATGCGCTGGGATGGCATGCGCTGCGCGGACTGCATGAAATGTGCGAAGACGTCTGGAACTGGCAGAAGGCCAACCCCAACGGATACAGCCTTGACTAG